A genome region from Bradyrhizobium commune includes the following:
- the lepB gene encoding signal peptidase I: MSVTSGTKTESGVGETIRVVIHALLIALVIRTFLFQPFNIPSGSMKATLLVGDYLFVSKYSYGYSHYSIPFSPPLFSGRIWGSDPNRGDIVVFRLPKDDSTDYIKRVIGLPGDRVQMKDGLLYINDTPVERQRMSEYVGEDPCGSEGGGISRVKRWKETLPNGVSYETLDCADHGYMDDTNVYTVPPGHFFMMGDNRDNSTDSRFLGQVGYVPAENLIGRAQMIFFSIGEGEHAWMFWRWPWSVRWNRFFKIVR, from the coding sequence ATGAGCGTGACTTCGGGAACAAAAACTGAGAGCGGCGTCGGCGAAACGATCCGGGTCGTGATCCATGCTCTCCTGATCGCGCTGGTGATCCGCACCTTCCTGTTCCAGCCCTTCAACATCCCGTCCGGCTCGATGAAGGCGACGCTGCTGGTCGGCGACTATCTGTTCGTCTCGAAATATTCCTACGGCTATAGCCACTACTCGATCCCGTTCTCGCCGCCGCTGTTCTCGGGACGTATCTGGGGTTCGGATCCGAACCGGGGCGACATCGTCGTGTTTCGGCTCCCGAAGGACGACTCCACCGATTACATCAAGCGCGTGATCGGCCTTCCCGGTGACCGCGTCCAGATGAAGGACGGCCTGCTCTACATCAACGACACGCCGGTCGAGCGGCAGCGCATGAGCGAATATGTCGGCGAGGATCCGTGCGGCTCCGAAGGCGGTGGCATCTCGCGGGTGAAGCGCTGGAAGGAGACGCTGCCGAATGGCGTGTCCTATGAGACGCTGGATTGCGCCGACCATGGCTACATGGACGACACCAACGTCTACACCGTGCCACCCGGCCATTTCTTCATGATGGGCGACAACCGCGACAATTCCACCGACAGCCGCTTTCTCGGCCAGGTCGGCTATGTACCGGCGGAAAATCTGATCGGCCGCGCCCAGATGATCTTCTTCTCCATCGGCGAGGGCGAGCACGCCTGGATGTTCTGGCGCTGGCCGTGGTCGGTGCGCTGGAATCGCTTCTTCAAAATCGTCCGATGA
- the rnc gene encoding ribonuclease III translates to MKDEAKDITTQPIEAQAAPEGEAATKALATKAAETKTPAKKKRVRGSKAKDKAAADANAALEARIGHGFADPNLLMQAITHVSALKSGRKRGDSYQRLEFLGDHVLGLVVSDMLYHAFPNADEGELSKRLAELVRKESCADVAKSLGLLDDIKLGSVGPAADGRLRKSILGDICEAVIGAIFLDGGHAAASEFVKRNWTERMHKPRRPLRDPKTVLQEWAQGKGLPTPVYREVERTGPHHDPQFRVAVDLPGLAPAEGIGGSKRAAEKVAASVMIEREGVGGGNDG, encoded by the coding sequence ATGAAAGACGAAGCCAAGGACATCACGACCCAACCGATCGAGGCGCAAGCCGCTCCTGAGGGCGAAGCTGCAACAAAGGCGCTCGCCACCAAGGCCGCTGAAACGAAGACTCCTGCGAAGAAGAAGCGGGTGAGGGGCAGCAAGGCCAAGGACAAGGCGGCGGCCGACGCAAATGCTGCGCTCGAGGCGCGTATCGGGCACGGCTTTGCCGATCCGAACCTGCTGATGCAGGCGATCACGCATGTCTCGGCGCTGAAGTCCGGGCGCAAGCGCGGCGACAGCTACCAGCGGCTGGAATTCCTCGGCGACCACGTGCTCGGTCTCGTCGTGTCCGACATGCTCTATCACGCCTTTCCAAACGCCGATGAGGGCGAGCTGTCGAAGCGCCTCGCCGAGCTCGTGCGCAAGGAGAGCTGCGCCGATGTCGCAAAATCGCTCGGGCTGCTCGACGACATCAAGCTCGGCTCGGTCGGCCCCGCCGCCGACGGCCGCCTGCGCAAGTCGATCCTCGGCGACATCTGCGAGGCCGTGATCGGCGCCATCTTCCTCGACGGCGGCCATGCGGCGGCATCCGAATTCGTCAAGCGCAACTGGACCGAGCGCATGCACAAGCCGCGGCGGCCGCTGCGCGATCCCAAGACCGTGCTCCAGGAATGGGCACAGGGAAAGGGACTGCCGACGCCGGTCTATCGCGAGGTCGAGCGCACCGGGCCGCATCACGATCCGCAGTTCCGCGTCGCGGTCGACCTGCCGGGGCTGGCGCCGGCCGAAGGCATCGGCGGCAGCAAGCGCGCGGCGGAGAAGGTTGCGGCCTCCGTCATGATCGAACGCGAAGGCGTTGGCGGCGGCAATGATGGCTGA
- the era gene encoding GTPase Era, translating into MMAETSEAPAATRCGFVALIGAPNVGKSTLVNALVGAKVTIVSRKVQTTRALIRGIVIENNAQIILVDTPGIFLPKRRLDRAMVSTAWSGAHDADLVCVLLDAKTGIDEEAEAILTKAASVNHEKILVINKVDLVQRETLLALAQAANERMKFAKTFMIAAISGDGVDDIRATLAEMVPPGPYLYPEDQMSDAPMRQLAAEITREKIYQKLHQELPYQSTVETDKWEERKDKSVRIEQTIFVERESQRKIVLGKGGATIKSIGADSRKELMQILDAPVHLFLFVKVRENWGDDPDRYREMGLEFPKE; encoded by the coding sequence ATGATGGCTGAAACGAGCGAGGCACCGGCTGCGACGCGCTGCGGCTTCGTGGCGCTGATCGGCGCGCCCAATGTCGGCAAGTCCACGCTGGTCAACGCGCTGGTCGGCGCCAAGGTCACGATCGTCTCGCGCAAGGTGCAGACCACGCGCGCGCTGATCCGCGGCATCGTGATCGAGAACAACGCGCAGATCATCCTGGTCGATACGCCCGGCATCTTCCTGCCGAAGCGGCGACTCGATCGCGCCATGGTCTCGACGGCCTGGAGCGGGGCGCATGACGCCGATCTCGTCTGCGTTCTGCTCGATGCCAAGACCGGGATCGACGAGGAGGCCGAGGCGATCCTCACCAAGGCCGCCAGCGTCAACCACGAGAAGATTCTGGTCATCAACAAGGTCGACCTGGTCCAGCGCGAGACACTGCTGGCGCTGGCGCAGGCGGCGAACGAGCGCATGAAGTTTGCGAAGACCTTCATGATCGCGGCGATCTCGGGCGACGGCGTCGACGACATCCGCGCCACGCTCGCCGAGATGGTGCCGCCGGGCCCGTACCTCTATCCCGAGGACCAGATGTCGGACGCGCCGATGCGGCAGCTGGCGGCCGAGATCACGCGCGAAAAGATCTATCAGAAGCTGCACCAGGAATTGCCCTACCAGTCCACTGTCGAGACCGACAAATGGGAGGAGCGCAAGGACAAGTCGGTGCGCATCGAGCAGACGATCTTCGTGGAGCGCGAGAGCCAGCGCAAGATCGTGCTCGGCAAGGGCGGCGCCACCATCAAGTCGATCGGCGCGGACTCGCGGAAAGAGCTGATGCAGATCCTGGATGCGCCGGTGCATCTGTTCCTGTTCGTCAAGGTGCGCGAGAACTGGGGTGACGATCCCGATCGCTACCGCGAGATGGGCCTGGAATTTCCCAAAGAATAA
- the recO gene encoding DNA repair protein RecO gives MEWTDEGIVLGVRRHGESSAIVELLTRGHGRHLGLVRGGAGSRLRPLLQPGNSVSAVWRARLDEHLGTYAIEGLKLRAATLLGSSHGVYGVTHLASIARLLPERDPHEQIFAMLEHSLDDFDDIGSAAVHVIHFELAMLGELGFGLALENCAVTGETTDLIYVSPKSGGAVSRTAGEPWRDRLLRLPPFLRQGQMHDDLTDEDLQDGFRLTGLFLLRHVLEPRGQGHSDARAGFISALTRQQAKAALPAP, from the coding sequence ATGGAATGGACCGACGAAGGCATTGTGCTGGGCGTGCGGCGGCATGGCGAGAGTAGCGCTATCGTCGAGCTGCTGACTCGCGGCCACGGCCGGCATCTCGGGCTCGTGCGCGGTGGCGCCGGCTCGCGGCTGCGGCCGCTCTTGCAGCCCGGCAACAGCGTCAGCGCGGTGTGGCGGGCGCGGCTCGACGAGCATCTCGGCACCTATGCCATCGAGGGGTTGAAGCTGCGCGCGGCGACGCTGCTGGGATCGTCGCATGGTGTTTATGGCGTCACTCATCTTGCCTCGATTGCACGGCTGCTGCCGGAGCGCGATCCGCACGAGCAGATCTTTGCGATGCTCGAGCATTCGCTCGACGATTTCGACGATATCGGCAGCGCCGCCGTGCACGTGATCCATTTCGAGCTGGCCATGCTCGGAGAACTCGGCTTCGGGCTCGCGCTCGAAAACTGCGCGGTGACTGGGGAGACCACGGACCTGATCTACGTCTCGCCGAAATCCGGCGGCGCGGTGTCACGCACGGCAGGTGAGCCGTGGCGCGACCGGCTGTTGCGGCTGCCACCGTTCCTGCGTCAGGGCCAGATGCACGACGACCTCACCGACGAGGATCTCCAGGACGGCTTCCGGCTCACCGGCCTATTCCTGCTGCGCCACGTGCTGGAGCCGCGAGGACAGGGGCATTCCGACGCGCGGGCCGGCTTCATCAGCGCCCTGACACGGCAGCAGGCCAAAGCGGCGCTCCCGGCGCCATGA
- the parC gene encoding DNA topoisomerase IV subunit A, whose product MGKRIVPPEEPAEIHDVPLREALEERYLAYALSTIMHRALPDARDGLKPVHRRILYGMRLLRLDPGTAFKKSAKIVGDVMGSFHPHGDQAIYDAMVRLAQDFSSRYPLVDGQGNFGNIDGDNPAAYRYTEARMTDVARLLLDGIDEDGVEFRANYDGQSREPVVLPGGFPNLLANGAQGIAVGMATSIPPHNAAELCDAALHLIEKPDAKSKALLKWVKGPDFPTGGICVDSKQAIAEAYTTGRGSFRVRSRWEQEEGARGTWVVVVTEIPFLVQKSRLIERVAELLDQKKLPLVGDIRDESAEDVRIVIEPKSKNVDPALMMESLFRLTELENKIPLNLNVLIKGRIPKVVGLAECLREWLDHLRDVLIRRTSYRKVQIENRLEVLGGFLIAFLNIDEVIRIIRNEDEPKPALMKRFKLTEVQAEAILNMRLRSLRKLEEMEIRTEDKNLRNELKGVNAILASETEQWKKVGEQVGKVRDMFGPKTPLGKRRTTFADAPEHDLAAMEEALVEREPVTVVVSDKGWIRTMKGHVEDLSGLAFKQDDKLGFAFFAETTSKLLLFATNGKFYSLDVAKLPGGRGHGEPIRLFIDLEQEAAPVALFVNKGGRKFLVASHEGQGFVVNEDDCVSTTKKGKQVLNVDMPNEARAITEVLGDTVAVIGDNRKMLVFPLDQVPEMARGRGVRLQKYKDGGLSDIAVFDAKAGLTWKDSAGREFSATMKELAEWQGTRADAGRLPPKGFPKSNKFGKAIG is encoded by the coding sequence ATGGGAAAACGAATCGTTCCGCCGGAAGAACCGGCCGAAATTCACGACGTTCCGCTGCGTGAGGCGCTGGAAGAGCGCTATCTCGCGTATGCGCTCTCGACCATCATGCATCGCGCGCTGCCAGATGCGCGCGACGGCCTGAAGCCGGTGCACCGGCGCATCCTCTACGGCATGCGCCTGCTCAGGCTCGACCCCGGCACGGCCTTCAAGAAGTCCGCCAAGATTGTCGGCGACGTGATGGGCTCGTTCCATCCGCATGGCGACCAGGCGATCTACGACGCCATGGTGCGTCTCGCGCAGGACTTCTCCTCGCGCTATCCGCTGGTCGACGGCCAGGGCAATTTTGGCAATATCGACGGCGATAACCCCGCCGCCTACCGCTACACCGAAGCGCGCATGACCGACGTCGCGCGGCTTCTGCTCGACGGCATCGACGAAGACGGTGTCGAATTCCGCGCCAATTACGACGGCCAGTCGAGGGAGCCGGTCGTGCTGCCAGGCGGCTTCCCGAACCTGCTCGCCAACGGCGCGCAGGGCATCGCGGTCGGCATGGCGACCTCCATCCCGCCGCATAACGCCGCCGAGCTCTGCGACGCGGCGCTGCATCTGATCGAGAAGCCCGACGCGAAGTCGAAGGCCCTGCTGAAATGGGTCAAGGGCCCGGATTTCCCGACCGGCGGCATCTGTGTCGATTCCAAGCAGGCGATCGCGGAGGCCTACACCACCGGCCGTGGCTCGTTCCGCGTCCGCTCGAGATGGGAGCAGGAGGAGGGCGCACGCGGCACCTGGGTCGTCGTCGTCACCGAGATCCCCTTCCTGGTGCAGAAGTCGCGCCTGATCGAGAGGGTCGCCGAGCTGCTGGACCAGAAGAAGCTGCCGCTGGTCGGCGACATCAGGGACGAGTCGGCCGAAGACGTCCGCATCGTGATCGAGCCGAAGTCGAAGAACGTCGATCCCGCGCTGATGATGGAATCGCTGTTCCGGCTCACCGAGCTCGAGAACAAGATTCCGCTGAATCTCAACGTGCTGATCAAGGGCCGCATCCCCAAGGTGGTGGGGCTCGCGGAGTGCCTGCGCGAATGGCTCGACCATCTGCGCGACGTGCTGATCCGCCGGACCAGCTATCGCAAGGTGCAGATCGAGAACCGGCTCGAGGTGCTCGGCGGCTTCCTGATCGCGTTTCTGAATATCGACGAGGTGATCAGGATCATCCGCAACGAGGATGAGCCGAAGCCGGCGCTGATGAAGCGGTTCAAGCTCACCGAGGTGCAGGCCGAAGCCATCCTCAACATGCGGCTGCGCTCGTTGCGCAAGCTCGAGGAAATGGAGATCCGCACCGAGGACAAGAACCTCCGCAACGAGCTCAAGGGTGTCAACGCCATCCTCGCCTCCGAGACCGAGCAGTGGAAGAAGGTCGGCGAGCAGGTCGGCAAGGTCCGCGACATGTTCGGACCGAAGACGCCGCTCGGCAAGCGCCGCACCACCTTCGCCGACGCCCCCGAGCACGATCTCGCCGCGATGGAGGAAGCTCTCGTCGAGCGCGAGCCGGTCACCGTCGTCGTCTCCGACAAGGGCTGGATCCGCACCATGAAGGGCCATGTCGAGGATCTCTCGGGGCTCGCCTTCAAGCAGGATGACAAGCTCGGCTTCGCCTTCTTCGCCGAGACCACGTCGAAGCTGTTGTTGTTCGCCACCAACGGCAAGTTCTATTCGCTTGATGTGGCGAAGCTGCCCGGCGGCCGCGGTCATGGCGAGCCGATCCGCCTGTTCATCGACCTCGAGCAGGAGGCCGCGCCCGTCGCGCTGTTCGTCAACAAGGGCGGACGCAAATTCCTGGTCGCGAGCCACGAGGGCCAGGGCTTTGTCGTCAACGAGGACGATTGCGTCAGCACGACCAAGAAGGGCAAGCAGGTCCTCAACGTCGACATGCCGAACGAGGCGCGCGCGATCACCGAGGTGCTCGGCGACACCGTCGCGGTCATCGGCGACAACCGCAAGATGCTGGTCTTCCCGCTCGACCAGGTGCCGGAGATGGCGCGTGGCCGCGGCGTGCGCTTGCAGAAGTACAAGGACGGCGGCCTGTCGGACATTGCAGTGTTCGACGCCAAGGCGGGCCTCACCTGGAAGGACTCCGCGGGCCGCGAATTCTCGGCGACCATGAAGGAGCTCGCCGAGTGGCAAGGCACTCGCGCGGATGCCGGCCGCCTTCCGCCGAAGGGCTTCCCGAAGTCGAACAAGTTCGGCAAGGCGATCGGGTAA
- a CDS encoding GMC family oxidoreductase, whose protein sequence is MYDVIVVGGGSAGAAMAARLSEDPARRVLLLEAGLDWRADEAPWEVRTPNPIPIIHQREYQEKWQWPDLLTRRVAGQEPRFYWRGKGLGGSSMMNGQIAIRGVADAFDEWAANGCTGWSAKEVMPLFSVIEDDLEFSDAAGHGRGGPLPVYRAPPEKWGPIDQGLRDAALASGYPWCADVNGPDGEGVACYPINSRDGRRITTNEGYLEPARGRANLEIRGKTLVDRVLISDGRATGLRVHVEGQGTQEISARHIVLCAGAIHSPAILLRSGIGPADELKAMGIAVERDLPVGRHFFDHPLFRATIQLHEKLRPTDPDTRHTNCCVTYSSGLANGGKRDMILIAFNHRGIGMPGAIGAGLFNAYSRGTLKLASTDPSIDPVVEENMLADPRDMLRMMDAVKRLAVITSQPALSGIADWIRLTDTDLTLPQAAALPDRELDALLRRETGDIQHAAGSCRMTGADDDDGVVNPDGTVKGIAGLRVADASIMPSDCRANTHFTTVVIGEAIARMMMR, encoded by the coding sequence ATGTACGATGTCATTGTTGTCGGCGGCGGCTCAGCCGGTGCCGCTATGGCCGCACGGCTCTCCGAGGATCCTGCACGACGCGTGCTGCTGCTCGAAGCCGGTCTCGACTGGCGCGCCGACGAGGCGCCCTGGGAGGTGCGGACGCCCAATCCCATTCCGATCATCCACCAGCGCGAGTACCAGGAGAAATGGCAGTGGCCTGATCTCTTGACGCGCCGGGTGGCGGGACAGGAGCCGCGCTTCTACTGGCGCGGCAAGGGGCTCGGCGGCTCATCGATGATGAACGGCCAGATCGCCATCCGCGGCGTTGCCGACGCATTCGACGAATGGGCGGCCAATGGCTGCACCGGCTGGTCGGCCAAAGAGGTGATGCCGCTGTTCTCCGTGATCGAGGACGATCTTGAGTTCAGCGACGCCGCAGGCCATGGCCGCGGCGGACCGCTGCCGGTCTATCGCGCGCCGCCGGAAAAATGGGGCCCGATCGATCAGGGCTTGCGCGATGCGGCGCTGGCGAGCGGCTATCCCTGGTGCGCGGACGTCAATGGCCCGGACGGCGAGGGCGTCGCCTGCTATCCCATCAACAGCCGCGACGGCCGTCGCATCACGACGAACGAAGGTTATCTCGAGCCCGCGCGCGGCCGCGCCAATCTGGAGATCCGGGGCAAGACGCTGGTCGATCGCGTGCTGATCAGCGACGGAAGGGCGACCGGCCTGCGCGTCCATGTCGAGGGGCAGGGCACCCAGGAGATCAGCGCGCGCCATATCGTGCTCTGCGCCGGCGCGATCCACAGCCCGGCGATCCTGCTGCGCTCCGGCATCGGCCCGGCCGACGAGCTGAAGGCGATGGGGATCGCGGTCGAGCGCGACCTGCCGGTCGGCCGGCATTTCTTCGACCACCCGCTGTTTCGCGCCACGATCCAGCTCCACGAAAAGCTGCGGCCGACTGACCCCGACACCCGCCACACCAATTGCTGCGTGACCTATTCCTCGGGCCTCGCCAATGGCGGCAAGCGCGACATGATCCTGATCGCCTTCAACCATCGCGGCATCGGCATGCCAGGTGCGATCGGCGCCGGGCTGTTCAATGCGTATTCGCGCGGCACGCTGAAGCTGGCTTCGACCGATCCCAGTATCGATCCGGTCGTCGAGGAGAACATGCTGGCCGATCCCCGCGACATGCTGCGAATGATGGATGCCGTGAAACGGCTCGCCGTGATCACCTCGCAGCCGGCGCTTTCCGGCATCGCGGACTGGATCCGACTGACCGACACCGATCTGACATTGCCGCAGGCCGCCGCGCTGCCGGATCGCGAGCTCGATGCGCTGCTGCGCCGTGAAACCGGCGACATCCAGCACGCCGCCGGCAGCTGCCGCATGACCGGCGCCGACGATGACGACGGCGTGGTCAATCCCGACGGCACGGTGAAGGGGATCGCGGGCCTGCGCGTTGCCGACGCCTCGATCATGCCGTCGGATTGCCGGGCCAACACCCACTTCACGACGGTGGTGATCGGCGAGGCGATCGCGCGGATGATGATGCGGTAG
- a CDS encoding IS481 family transposase yields the protein MPWREVSVMDQRREFVMLAKQEGVNRRKLCRQFGISAQTGYKWIERYDAGDTTLADRSRRPHHSPDRTEAAIEQQIVALRDVHPAWGARKILHRLKRDRQAVPAISTTHEILRRYDRVSEPAGRPGQPYIRFEKEAPNQLWQMDFKGHSPLEDGVSCHPLTMLDDHSRFSLCLAACDNERGSTVQGHLRETFRRYGLPDAMFVDNGGPWGFTLEDPWTGLTVWLLKLGVRVIHSRPYHPQSRGKNERFHRTLKAEVFAFRRYRDLAEVQRAFDQWRAVYNLDRPHEALNYNVPASRYQPSSREMPDRLPAVEYDEHEVVRSVSTTKAYVSFKGKLWKVPQAFRGERLAIRPLNTDGRFGIFFAAHQIAAIDLG from the coding sequence ATGCCGTGGCGAGAGGTGTCTGTCATGGACCAGCGGCGCGAGTTTGTGATGCTTGCTAAGCAGGAAGGAGTGAACCGGCGGAAGCTGTGCCGGCAGTTCGGGATTAGTGCCCAGACTGGTTACAAGTGGATCGAGCGCTATGATGCAGGGGATACGACGCTGGCCGATCGCTCGCGCCGGCCGCATCACAGCCCGGATCGTACTGAGGCTGCGATCGAGCAGCAGATTGTGGCCTTGCGCGATGTCCACCCGGCCTGGGGGGCGCGCAAGATTTTGCATCGTCTAAAGCGCGACCGGCAAGCCGTGCCGGCGATATCGACGACGCACGAGATCCTGCGTCGCTACGATCGCGTGAGCGAACCTGCGGGGAGACCTGGACAGCCCTACATCCGCTTCGAGAAGGAGGCACCCAATCAGCTCTGGCAGATGGACTTCAAGGGACACAGCCCCCTCGAGGACGGCGTATCCTGCCACCCGCTGACGATGCTGGACGATCACTCGCGGTTCTCGTTGTGCCTGGCTGCTTGTGACAACGAGCGAGGTTCGACCGTGCAAGGGCATCTGAGGGAGACATTCCGCCGGTACGGCCTCCCCGATGCGATGTTCGTCGACAATGGCGGCCCCTGGGGCTTCACCCTTGAAGACCCCTGGACCGGGCTGACGGTCTGGCTTTTGAAGCTTGGCGTCCGGGTGATCCACAGCCGGCCGTATCATCCGCAGAGCCGAGGAAAGAACGAACGCTTCCATCGCACGCTGAAGGCCGAGGTATTTGCCTTCAGGCGCTACCGCGACCTTGCCGAGGTGCAGCGCGCATTCGACCAATGGCGAGCCGTCTACAATCTCGATCGGCCGCATGAGGCTTTGAACTACAACGTTCCGGCAAGCCGGTACCAACCCAGTTCGCGGGAAATGCCGGACAGATTGCCCGCGGTGGAATACGACGAGCACGAGGTCGTCCGTTCCGTCTCCACCACCAAGGCCTATGTCAGCTTCAAAGGCAAATTGTGGAAGGTTCCGCAGGCCTTCCGCGGCGAACGGCTTGCGATCCGTCCACTCAATACCGACGGCAGGTTCGGCATCTTCTTCGCCGCGCACCAGATCGCGGCGATCGATCTAGGATGA
- a CDS encoding LysR family transcriptional regulator, whose product MTYALPPLNALRAFEAAARHLSFKLAAHELHVTPAAVGQQVKALEARLGVQLFGRLHKQLVLTAAGQAYLPGISDGFRLIAEATSQLKPAGAVLLQLGVHGSLDLRRLDLAAFRSAHAEIGLRVLQPAGLHELVEGKADMLIARGVSHHPGYRCDRINEGSGLGDWLIAPEGTADCPEIVSFRDWLRALPAERSLVNRNRPRLVGTAGN is encoded by the coding sequence ATGACCTACGCCCTTCCACCCCTCAACGCGCTCCGCGCCTTCGAAGCCGCCGCGCGGCATCTCAGTTTCAAGCTCGCCGCGCACGAGCTGCACGTGACGCCCGCCGCCGTCGGGCAGCAGGTGAAAGCGCTGGAGGCGCGCCTCGGCGTGCAGCTGTTCGGGCGGCTGCATAAGCAGCTTGTCCTGACCGCGGCAGGCCAAGCCTATCTGCCCGGGATATCCGATGGCTTTCGCCTCATTGCCGAGGCGACCTCGCAATTGAAGCCGGCGGGTGCGGTGCTGCTCCAGCTTGGGGTCCATGGCAGCCTGGATTTGCGCCGTCTCGACTTGGCGGCGTTTCGCAGCGCGCATGCGGAGATCGGCCTGCGGGTGCTCCAGCCCGCCGGCCTGCACGAGCTGGTCGAGGGCAAGGCCGACATGCTGATCGCCCGCGGTGTCAGCCACCATCCGGGCTATCGCTGCGACCGGATCAACGAGGGATCCGGTTTGGGTGATTGGCTGATCGCGCCTGAAGGCACCGCGGATTGTCCCGAAATCGTCAGCTTCCGCGACTGGCTGCGGGCGCTACCGGCCGAGCGTTCGCTCGTAAACCGCAACCGCCCTCGCCTGGTCGGCACCGCCGGAAATTGA
- a CDS encoding VOC family protein: MPRRLDHLVVCVHDLEQAALDWRKLGFNLTPTGVHPFGTSNRLAQFADNFVELLAVTDDALVSPAAPGHFSFAAHNRDFLKRAEGMSMLVLHSTDAHADAARFRAERIGDYAPFDFGRDAVLPGGGTARVAFSLAFATDPAMPGIAFFTCQQRHPPELFWKPEYQRHANGAARVIEIVMSAEEPAAHRDFLERLMECPAELAPGRLTVGDSDNRITLLGPSELARRLPGLASSSSPSFRAARLAVVDLGATRRALESNSVSFAMIGGALLVPPVAPHGLALEFVEQEAN, translated from the coding sequence ATGCCCCGCCGACTGGATCATCTCGTTGTTTGTGTCCACGATCTCGAACAGGCTGCGCTGGATTGGCGAAAGCTGGGCTTCAACCTCACGCCGACCGGTGTGCACCCGTTTGGAACCAGCAACCGCCTTGCGCAATTCGCCGACAATTTCGTGGAGTTGCTGGCCGTCACGGACGATGCGTTGGTGTCCCCAGCAGCGCCCGGCCATTTCAGCTTCGCAGCCCACAACCGGGATTTTCTGAAGCGGGCCGAAGGCATGTCGATGCTGGTCTTGCATAGCACCGACGCCCACGCCGATGCGGCACGCTTCAGGGCCGAGCGCATCGGCGACTATGCGCCGTTCGATTTTGGCCGCGATGCGGTGCTGCCGGGCGGAGGCACGGCACGGGTCGCATTTTCGCTGGCCTTTGCCACCGATCCCGCCATGCCTGGAATCGCATTCTTTACCTGCCAGCAGCGTCACCCGCCGGAACTGTTTTGGAAGCCCGAGTATCAGCGGCACGCCAACGGCGCCGCGCGCGTGATCGAGATCGTGATGTCGGCCGAGGAGCCGGCGGCGCATCGCGACTTCCTCGAGCGGCTGATGGAATGCCCGGCCGAGCTTGCGCCGGGCCGGCTGACGGTCGGCGACAGCGATAACCGGATCACATTGCTCGGCCCGTCAGAACTGGCGCGCCGGTTACCGGGCCTCGCGAGCAGCTCGTCGCCGAGCTTTCGCGCTGCGCGTCTGGCAGTCGTCGATCTCGGTGCGACCCGGCGGGCATTGGAGAGCAACAGCGTCAGCTTCGCGATG